A window from Mogibacterium neglectum encodes these proteins:
- a CDS encoding DMT family transporter — protein MEKVMHNKNKGILLIVSSAFFFALMGIFVKLSGDLPAVEKAFFRNLIAAIIAAIVLIKDKQPIQIGRKNYIPMLVRVTAGTIGILGNFYAVSHIMVADASMLNKLSPFATIIFSIIILKEVPKKYQIFCLMLAMTGALFVIKPGFSGNPLGMAAGLIGGIGAGLAYTMVRMLGSNGVQRAVIVFCFSAFSCLSMVPLIVLKYHAPMSPYQILMLLCAGFAAAGGQFTITGAYRYAPAKEISIYDYSQIIFTTALGFMVFGEIPDIYSFIGYAIIITAGTIIFFKSKNEQQAN, from the coding sequence ATGGAAAAAGTAATGCATAATAAGAATAAAGGCATATTATTAATAGTATCTTCAGCATTTTTCTTCGCCTTGATGGGAATCTTCGTCAAGCTCTCGGGTGACCTACCGGCTGTGGAAAAAGCCTTTTTCAGAAACCTAATAGCCGCAATCATCGCTGCGATTGTACTGATTAAGGACAAACAGCCAATACAAATCGGACGCAAAAACTATATACCTATGCTCGTGCGAGTGACCGCAGGCACGATCGGGATCCTCGGAAATTTCTATGCAGTGAGCCATATAATGGTTGCAGACGCCAGCATGCTCAATAAGCTCTCGCCATTTGCAACGATTATCTTTTCGATTATCATACTCAAAGAGGTTCCTAAGAAATACCAGATTTTCTGCTTAATGCTCGCCATGACAGGTGCACTGTTCGTAATCAAGCCGGGCTTCTCAGGAAATCCACTAGGTATGGCCGCTGGTCTTATCGGCGGTATAGGCGCGGGTCTCGCATACACGATGGTGCGCATGCTCGGCTCTAACGGTGTACAGAGGGCGGTCATCGTCTTCTGCTTCTCAGCCTTCAGCTGCCTATCTATGGTACCGCTGATAGTGCTGAAATATCATGCACCGATGAGCCCATACCAGATTCTGATGCTTCTCTGCGCAGGCTTTGCCGCTGCAGGAGGGCAGTTCACTATCACTGGTGCATATCGCTATGCCCCTGCAAAGGAAATCTCAATCTACGATTATTCGCAAATCATCTTCACAACTGCGCTAGGATTCATGGTGTTCGGTGAAATTCCAGATATCTATAGCTTCATCGGATATGCGATTATCATAACGGCTGGTACTATAATCTTCTTCAAATCGAAGAATGAACAGCAGGCAAATTAA
- a CDS encoding flavodoxin domain-containing protein encodes MRKLVKGNVSWLGYMDWELEMFHGDEYSILNGSSQNAFLIEEEKTILVDTVWLPHRDEFIDNLKAEGVLDKIDAIIVNHGEQDHSGSLPALLKEIPGTPLYCTAACVKSLEGQYGKQGWNFNVVKTGDSLDIGNDKQLVFVEMKMLHWPDSMATYMTGDNILFSMDAFGQHFAVEEMFNDLADQALLDKEAMKYFANILNPFAPFVTKKLAEIAELNLPIDIIAPSHGVVWRDNPGQIVEKYAAWADAYQENQITVAYDTMWEGTTKLAHAIADEIHKQSSDTVVKVYNIAKADKNEIMTEVFKSKAIVVGSPTCVNDVLTSVAGWLSFLKTLKFKNKKAAAFGCYGWSGESVKILQTKLAEAGFEVMEGNVRSCWNPDEEDFAKIPDMVAELVK; translated from the coding sequence ATGAGAAAGCTTGTAAAGGGTAACGTAAGCTGGTTAGGATACATGGACTGGGAACTCGAGATGTTCCATGGAGATGAGTATTCGATCTTGAATGGGTCTAGCCAAAATGCATTTTTGATTGAGGAAGAGAAAACGATTCTGGTGGATACCGTGTGGCTTCCGCACAGAGATGAGTTTATAGATAACTTGAAGGCTGAAGGGGTGCTCGATAAGATTGATGCAATCATCGTAAACCATGGTGAGCAGGACCATTCGGGCTCGCTGCCGGCGCTACTCAAGGAGATTCCGGGTACACCTCTTTACTGCACAGCGGCATGCGTGAAGAGTCTCGAAGGACAGTATGGCAAGCAGGGCTGGAACTTCAACGTTGTAAAGACTGGTGACAGCTTAGACATCGGAAACGACAAGCAGCTCGTATTTGTGGAGATGAAGATGCTGCACTGGCCAGACTCGATGGCTACATACATGACTGGTGACAATATCCTGTTTTCTATGGATGCGTTCGGTCAGCACTTTGCAGTTGAGGAGATGTTCAACGACCTCGCGGATCAGGCGCTGCTCGATAAGGAAGCGATGAAGTACTTTGCAAATATCCTCAATCCTTTCGCGCCATTTGTAACCAAGAAGCTTGCGGAAATCGCTGAATTGAACTTGCCAATAGATATAATTGCTCCGTCACATGGTGTAGTATGGCGTGATAATCCTGGTCAGATTGTTGAGAAATACGCTGCTTGGGCAGATGCTTATCAGGAGAATCAGATTACTGTTGCATACGACACGATGTGGGAGGGAACGACTAAGCTGGCGCATGCAATCGCTGATGAGATTCACAAGCAGTCATCGGATACTGTTGTAAAAGTCTATAATATCGCAAAAGCTGATAAGAATGAAATCATGACCGAGGTATTCAAATCCAAGGCCATTGTTGTTGGTTCGCCGACTTGCGTGAACGATGTTTTGACAAGCGTTGCAGGATGGTTATCGTTCCTCAAGACACTCAAGTTCAAGAACAAGAAGGCTGCTGCATTCGGCTGTTACGGCTGGAGCGGTGAGTCGGTTAAGATTCTACAGACTAAGCTCGCTGAGGCTGGTTTTGAAGTTATGGAAGGAAATGTACGTTCCTGCTGGAATCCAGATGAAGAGGACTTCGCAAAGATTCCGGATATGGTTGCGGAGCTTGTTAAATAG
- a CDS encoding HD domain-containing protein translates to MSEHITREQANELLHKYVKGENYITHSYAVEAIMRGLAKKLAPDEIEFWGICGLLHDLDEETADWRTDMSTHGPVSAQILKDEGYDEPVMAQAICAHNPESGVIAKSTLEIALLAADPMSGFCKAVAQIYPDKKIASVKHKSVNKRFKETRFAAGANRQYMAAIEEIGISFDEFIDISLEAMREIADEIGL, encoded by the coding sequence ATGAGCGAGCACATTACTAGAGAGCAGGCTAATGAACTGCTACATAAATATGTAAAGGGAGAGAACTACATCACGCATTCGTATGCGGTTGAAGCGATAATGAGGGGTCTTGCAAAGAAGCTTGCTCCTGATGAAATAGAGTTTTGGGGTATCTGTGGCTTGCTACACGACCTAGACGAAGAGACGGCTGATTGGCGTACAGACATGTCCACTCACGGACCGGTTTCGGCACAGATTCTAAAGGACGAAGGCTACGACGAGCCAGTTATGGCACAGGCTATTTGCGCGCATAACCCGGAGTCTGGCGTTATTGCGAAATCCACTTTAGAGATTGCACTTCTTGCTGCTGACCCGATGAGCGGATTCTGCAAGGCTGTCGCGCAGATTTACCCAGATAAGAAGATTGCGAGCGTTAAGCACAAGTCGGTAAATAAGAGGTTTAAGGAAACGAGATTTGCAGCAGGAGCGAACAGACAGTACATGGCGGCTATCGAGGAAATAGGCATTAGCTTTGATGAGTTTATAGACATTTCGCTGGAAGCGATGCGTGAGATTGCTGATGAGATTGGACTATAA
- a CDS encoding Fic family protein, producing the protein MYKPPYNITESMLKLISDISEKVGKIQGYHTLSTHPNLRRSNRIRSIHSSLAIEANSLSLAEVRDVIDGRTVIGNRDEIKEVQNAYRAYEDIQEIKPFNMEDLKRMHGVMTDGIVPECGKFRSSEEGALDGDRCIFMAPPAKLVTGQMNDLFEWMNREKGNVHPLIMSSVFHYEFVFIHPFADGNGRMARLWQTALLYGWRELFQYVPFESQIRNCQSEYYEVIARCHKNGDSDEFIMFILKRLDAALGEVLSKPTAMYENTTAQVERLMETMEFDIPYTAVQLMGALGLKSRKSFRENYLQPAIEDEIIEMTIPGKVTSRNQRYVMKKK; encoded by the coding sequence ATGTACAAACCACCATATAACATAACGGAATCAATGCTCAAGTTAATAAGTGATATCTCTGAGAAAGTCGGTAAGATACAAGGCTACCACACCTTGAGCACCCACCCGAATCTACGGAGAAGTAACAGGATAAGGTCTATTCATTCGTCGCTTGCGATCGAAGCAAACTCACTATCTCTTGCTGAGGTCAGAGACGTAATTGATGGCAGAACTGTCATCGGTAACAGGGACGAGATTAAGGAAGTTCAAAATGCTTATCGTGCATACGAAGACATTCAAGAAATCAAGCCATTTAATATGGAAGATTTAAAGCGTATGCATGGAGTAATGACCGACGGAATTGTGCCGGAATGCGGTAAATTCAGAAGTAGTGAAGAAGGTGCTTTAGACGGGGATAGATGCATATTCATGGCTCCGCCAGCGAAGCTCGTAACTGGACAGATGAACGATTTATTTGAATGGATGAACCGAGAGAAAGGAAACGTTCACCCACTGATTATGTCATCTGTATTTCATTATGAGTTTGTATTCATTCATCCTTTTGCAGATGGAAATGGTAGGATGGCCAGGCTATGGCAGACTGCACTTTTATATGGCTGGCGTGAACTTTTTCAGTATGTGCCATTTGAGAGTCAGATTAGAAACTGCCAAAGCGAGTATTATGAAGTGATTGCTAGATGCCATAAGAATGGCGATTCTGATGAATTCATAATGTTCATACTGAAGCGACTAGATGCTGCGCTCGGGGAAGTTTTGAGTAAACCCACTGCAATGTATGAAAATACCACTGCTCAGGTAGAGCGACTGATGGAAACTATGGAATTTGATATACCTTATACAGCCGTACAGCTCATGGGAGCACTTGGGCTAAAGTCGAGAAAGTCTTTTAGAGAAAATTACTTGCAGCCTGCGATAGAGGACGAGATTATAGAGATGACAATTCCAGGCAAGGTGACTAGTCGAAATCAGCGGTATGTAATGAAGAAGAAATAA
- a CDS encoding ankyrin repeat domain-containing protein has product MAKKKRKTLPSDFYEILRRGDIEEIKAVFDKCEITAYAGRCDLNTALHHYGIPSEIIPWLVEEGLDVNTLNSYGRTPLNFHARNNAKVFKVLFELGGDVATPDNYGNTPLHSAASGYVPDNVKLLVEQGVDLNARNSIWKRTPLEEALVSCRGIDIGKCAKVAEILVDAGAEVTPAVKEYVRKIGEDVEFHRGSSHPDYVDEIDTGLAKLYQLFDVEPVKARKIHDGVSPIVVEGNTWNEQFAELWELLIPSHGAAETLQGEVVRIAGRVQDEMNRNGGCNWNRDYRMMLDDFVKHVATGVSLPEAELEEVKSLASSISPRGDFNETSLDRLCELATKWVLLNPEPVKLETPRYKR; this is encoded by the coding sequence ATGGCTAAGAAAAAGAGAAAGACGTTACCTAGCGACTTTTACGAGATACTGCGTAGAGGTGATATCGAGGAGATAAAAGCGGTATTCGACAAATGCGAGATTACAGCTTATGCAGGTCGCTGTGACCTCAACACTGCTTTGCATCACTATGGAATCCCATCTGAAATCATACCTTGGCTTGTAGAGGAGGGACTCGATGTCAATACACTGAACTCTTACGGACGTACTCCACTTAATTTCCACGCTAGAAATAACGCGAAGGTGTTTAAGGTGCTGTTTGAATTAGGCGGTGACGTTGCTACGCCAGATAATTATGGAAACACACCTCTTCATAGCGCTGCATCTGGATACGTACCAGATAATGTAAAGCTGCTCGTCGAGCAAGGAGTTGACCTAAACGCTAGGAACAGTATATGGAAGCGCACGCCTCTCGAGGAGGCGCTTGTATCATGCCGAGGAATAGATATAGGGAAATGCGCGAAAGTTGCTGAAATTCTCGTAGATGCAGGAGCTGAGGTGACGCCTGCGGTCAAGGAATATGTGAGAAAAATCGGTGAGGATGTCGAATTCCATAGAGGAAGCTCCCACCCAGACTATGTAGATGAGATAGATACGGGGCTTGCCAAGCTTTATCAGCTATTTGATGTAGAGCCAGTAAAGGCTCGCAAAATCCACGACGGTGTATCCCCGATTGTAGTAGAAGGTAATACTTGGAATGAACAGTTTGCAGAGCTCTGGGAACTCCTGATACCTTCACATGGTGCAGCAGAGACTCTTCAGGGCGAGGTTGTGAGAATTGCTGGCCGCGTTCAGGATGAGATGAATAGAAATGGCGGGTGCAACTGGAACAGAGATTATCGCATGATGCTAGACGATTTCGTAAAGCATGTAGCAACTGGGGTATCACTGCCTGAGGCGGAACTCGAAGAGGTTAAGAGCCTGGCTTCGAGCATAAGTCCTAGAGGGGATTTTAATGAGACTTCACTAGATAGACTGTGTGAGCTTGCGACTAAGTGGGTGCTGCTAAATCCGGAACCGGTCAAGCTCGAGACACCGAGGTATAAGAGGTAG
- a CDS encoding malolactic enzyme, giving the protein MNAHDILNNPFLNKGTAFTLEERQEFGLIGLLPPYVQTIEEQAAETYAQLHTKANNLEKRLFLMEIFNTNRTLFYYLFSHHLEEFNPIVYDPTIANTIEGYSNLFVNPQYAGYLDINHPEHIEETLRNAAGGRDIRLIVVTDAEEILGIGDWGANGVDISVGKLMVYTGAAGIDPATVLPLVIDAGTNRESLRNSPNYLGNRHERIRGDRYYDFIDKFVNVAEKLFPKLYLHWEDFGRSNAANILEKYRKDIPTFNDDIQGTGIVTLGGIFGSLAVTGEKLTDQVYLCFGGGTAGAGIASRVLREMVTMGLSEEDAYKRFFMVDKQGLLFDDLDDLTPEQRPFAKKRSDYPNADKLTDLLEVVKTVKPTILVGTSTVPNTFTKEVVEAMCENTERPMIFPLSNPTKLAEATAEDLIAWSDGKAFVATGIPAGTVSYNGVDYVIGQANNALIYPGLGIGMLASEASLLTDEMIGAAAHSLSGIIDMSKQGAPVLPPFKYVADVSIRVAEAVAKTAQKQGLARAEETDMVKAVQNMKWYPEY; this is encoded by the coding sequence ATGAATGCACATGATATTTTAAATAATCCTTTTCTTAATAAAGGAACCGCATTTACTCTAGAGGAGCGTCAGGAGTTTGGGCTTATTGGCCTATTGCCACCTTACGTTCAGACCATCGAGGAACAGGCTGCTGAGACTTATGCGCAGCTTCATACCAAGGCTAATAATCTTGAGAAGAGACTCTTTCTCATGGAAATATTTAATACCAATCGCACACTGTTCTATTATCTTTTCTCACATCATCTAGAAGAGTTCAATCCAATTGTCTATGACCCAACTATTGCCAACACTATCGAGGGATACAGTAACCTCTTTGTAAATCCTCAGTATGCAGGTTACCTCGATATTAATCATCCAGAGCATATTGAGGAAACCCTTAGAAATGCAGCTGGCGGTAGGGATATAAGACTGATTGTAGTGACCGATGCTGAGGAGATTCTCGGAATTGGCGATTGGGGTGCAAATGGTGTGGATATCTCAGTAGGAAAGTTAATGGTGTACACTGGCGCGGCAGGAATTGATCCAGCTACGGTTCTACCACTAGTTATCGATGCAGGAACTAATCGTGAGTCACTGCGCAATAGCCCTAACTATCTTGGAAATCGCCATGAGAGAATACGTGGTGACCGCTACTATGACTTCATCGATAAGTTTGTCAATGTGGCAGAGAAGCTATTCCCTAAGCTGTATCTACACTGGGAGGACTTCGGGCGTTCAAATGCCGCAAATATTCTCGAGAAATATCGTAAGGATATTCCTACCTTTAACGATGATATACAGGGAACGGGTATAGTAACGCTTGGCGGAATCTTCGGATCGCTTGCGGTTACAGGTGAGAAACTCACCGACCAGGTATACCTATGCTTTGGTGGTGGAACTGCCGGTGCAGGGATTGCCTCACGTGTACTCCGCGAGATGGTAACTATGGGGCTTTCAGAAGAAGATGCTTACAAGAGGTTCTTTATGGTGGATAAGCAGGGACTTCTCTTCGATGATTTGGATGATTTGACTCCTGAGCAGAGGCCTTTTGCTAAGAAACGTTCGGATTATCCTAACGCAGATAAGCTGACAGACTTACTTGAGGTTGTGAAGACAGTAAAGCCAACAATACTTGTTGGAACATCAACAGTACCAAATACTTTTACGAAGGAAGTTGTTGAGGCTATGTGCGAGAATACTGAACGCCCAATGATTTTCCCTCTATCAAATCCAACGAAACTTGCAGAGGCCACTGCGGAAGATTTAATTGCTTGGTCTGATGGAAAGGCTTTCGTAGCAACTGGAATCCCAGCAGGTACAGTTTCGTATAATGGTGTTGATTATGTGATTGGACAGGCTAATAATGCGCTAATATATCCAGGTCTAGGGATTGGAATGCTCGCATCGGAGGCAAGCCTACTGACAGATGAGATGATTGGGGCTGCAGCTCACTCACTGAGTGGAATCATTGATATGAGCAAGCAGGGAGCACCTGTGCTACCTCCTTTCAAGTACGTAGCGGATGTATCCATTAGAGTTGCAGAAGCAGTTGCTAAGACTGCCCAGAAGCAGGGACTTGCGCGTGCTGAAGAAACGGATATGGTCAAGGCTGTTCAGAATATGAAATGGTATCCAGAGTATTAA
- a CDS encoding low temperature requirement protein A — protein MLKSTIKHKNVEFTELFYDLVFVYAISKTTELIHHLHDGVVGGEAFFAFIMTTFVLVDAWMLQTVFTNQYGKNSFLNLSIMFVKMMILLVFAGMIVDDWHDHFDHLCWTIASLSFVLFVQYFAQYYSHGPTKAERISIRGFLGVTGVRVFGMLAASHFPIAIGIYIYLATIIVTFLMPIYFRRRFERIDINFVHLVERISLLTIINLGEMIMGIAPFFTLKTFTLSSVLYFMIVACLFMYYFSVLNHGIDEHADTNGMFLMYSHYPIYIGLIMITVSMSFISRNDANVHFVTLFMYAGIFMFQWAVIANNMYSKPHLSFDAKYYAVQLWIFIFGSVASYNLAHNDAAVLHITTAAIAAITVHSIGFFYMRNLKERRRLKKL, from the coding sequence ATGCTTAAATCCACTATCAAGCACAAAAATGTCGAATTTACCGAGCTATTTTATGACCTAGTGTTCGTATATGCTATCTCGAAGACGACTGAGCTGATTCATCATCTACACGATGGTGTTGTGGGTGGGGAGGCATTCTTCGCCTTCATTATGACGACCTTCGTGCTAGTTGATGCGTGGATGCTTCAGACGGTGTTCACGAATCAGTATGGAAAAAATTCATTTCTTAACCTGTCGATAATGTTCGTCAAGATGATGATCCTACTGGTGTTTGCGGGCATGATTGTCGACGACTGGCATGACCACTTTGACCACCTGTGCTGGACCATAGCATCGCTGTCGTTCGTGCTATTCGTGCAGTACTTTGCGCAGTATTATAGTCATGGGCCTACAAAAGCAGAGCGCATTTCAATCCGTGGCTTCCTCGGGGTGACGGGGGTAAGAGTGTTCGGTATGCTTGCTGCGAGCCACTTCCCAATAGCGATAGGCATTTACATATATCTCGCGACGATTATCGTGACGTTCCTTATGCCGATTTATTTTAGAAGGAGGTTTGAGCGTATCGATATAAATTTCGTGCACCTCGTTGAGAGAATCTCGCTGCTTACAATTATAAATCTAGGTGAGATGATCATGGGAATCGCCCCTTTTTTCACGCTCAAGACCTTTACGCTTAGTTCAGTACTGTACTTCATGATAGTCGCATGCCTATTCATGTATTATTTCAGCGTGCTCAATCACGGCATCGACGAACACGCAGATACGAATGGAATGTTCCTCATGTACAGCCATTACCCAATTTATATCGGGCTGATTATGATTACCGTATCGATGAGTTTTATAAGTCGCAACGATGCGAACGTGCATTTTGTCACACTTTTCATGTATGCAGGGATCTTCATGTTCCAGTGGGCGGTTATTGCAAATAATATGTACAGCAAGCCACACCTTAGCTTTGATGCGAAGTACTATGCTGTTCAGCTGTGGATATTCATATTTGGTAGTGTTGCGAGCTATAATCTTGCACATAATGACGCGGCAGTTCTCCATATAACGACGGCGGCAATCGCAGCAATTACGGTTCATTCGATCGGGTTCTTTTATATGAGGAATTTGAAAGAGCGAAGGCGTTTAAAGAAACTATAA
- a CDS encoding DUF4317 domain-containing protein: MNRKEIREIKKRFSPDMNNFGHIYGCYVNAAREIITYMDSPTMLMENEEREMYMKTLKKVLSGALGRNLLDVEFSTAQVEDSDEHRLLQTLRTSHLSNETMRKILFQRIIDSVDMGDTGYVILLAADAYDVPYKDSGSDEWPLESTDQFEYFVCCLCPVKDPKGALRYLAEEKNFRGASTGSILGAPDMGFMFPTFDDRMTNIYQALYYTRSSADIHSDFLKAVFNLDKLPMAANTQKNAFDSALADSLKDECDIDIVKALHSQIGEKIDLLKEAKSDETPEIHINELEEILMKSGTSDEAIEKFHDTCKQYFEGEEFFNPENLINRRQFKIETPEVNVSVDPEHVFGIKTEVIDGRSYLMIPISEGITVNGVDVSIPDGSESDAVGAGEREGEETEA; this comes from the coding sequence ATGAATCGCAAGGAAATTAGAGAGATCAAGAAGAGATTTAGCCCGGATATGAACAATTTTGGGCATATTTATGGTTGCTACGTCAATGCTGCGCGAGAGATTATTACGTACATGGATTCGCCGACGATGCTCATGGAAAATGAAGAGCGCGAGATGTACATGAAGACTCTAAAGAAGGTGCTGTCTGGCGCGCTAGGCAGGAATCTACTAGATGTTGAGTTCTCAACGGCTCAGGTCGAGGATAGCGATGAGCATAGGTTGCTTCAGACGCTGAGGACTTCGCATCTCAGCAACGAGACTATGCGCAAGATTTTATTCCAGAGAATTATCGATAGCGTAGATATGGGGGATACTGGTTACGTTATCTTGCTGGCTGCTGATGCCTATGATGTGCCATATAAGGATAGCGGTAGTGACGAGTGGCCTCTGGAGTCGACGGATCAGTTCGAGTATTTCGTTTGTTGTCTGTGTCCTGTAAAAGACCCGAAGGGTGCACTCAGGTACCTTGCTGAGGAGAAGAACTTCCGCGGCGCATCGACGGGCAGCATACTCGGGGCTCCGGACATGGGCTTCATGTTCCCAACATTCGATGATAGGATGACTAACATATATCAGGCGCTCTACTATACGAGGAGTTCGGCTGACATTCATAGCGATTTTCTCAAGGCGGTGTTCAACCTAGACAAGCTGCCGATGGCGGCAAATACACAGAAGAATGCATTTGACAGTGCACTTGCTGACTCGCTAAAGGATGAATGTGATATCGATATCGTGAAGGCTCTTCATAGCCAGATAGGTGAGAAAATAGATCTCCTTAAGGAAGCAAAATCCGATGAAACTCCAGAGATTCACATCAATGAGCTAGAGGAAATTCTCATGAAGAGCGGAACCTCTGACGAGGCAATCGAGAAGTTCCATGATACGTGTAAGCAGTATTTTGAAGGGGAAGAATTCTTTAACCCTGAGAACCTCATCAACCGCAGGCAGTTTAAGATAGAGACTCCTGAGGTGAATGTCAGTGTGGATCCAGAGCACGTATTTGGAATCAAGACGGAGGTTATCGATGGTCGCAGCTATCTGATGATTCCAATAAGTGAAGGAATTACGGTGAATGGTGTGGATGTTAGCATTCCGGATGGAAGTGAAAGCGATGCAGTAGGAGCAGGAGAGCGAGAAGGGGAAGAAACCGAAGCCTAA
- a CDS encoding YhbY family RNA-binding protein, giving the protein MLTGKQRSYLKGLAQKIEPTVYIGKADLTENIVRSIDENLTANELVKGQIQEGSLLNPTDVCSELAETLHAEFVAAIGRRFVLYRRARNPKNVKIELPKAPRK; this is encoded by the coding sequence ATGCTCACAGGCAAGCAAAGAAGTTATCTAAAGGGGCTCGCTCAGAAGATCGAGCCGACTGTATATATTGGCAAGGCTGACCTCACGGAGAACATCGTCCGTTCTATCGACGAAAATCTTACGGCGAATGAACTTGTAAAAGGTCAGATTCAGGAAGGCTCACTGCTCAACCCTACCGATGTATGTAGCGAACTTGCCGAAACTCTTCACGCTGAATTCGTCGCAGCGATCGGACGCCGCTTCGTGCTATATAGAAGGGCGAGAAATCCTAAGAATGTAAAAATTGAGCTGCCGAAGGCACCTCGCAAGTAG
- a CDS encoding M18 family aminopeptidase, whose translation MTDYNKELISFLDKSPTAFHAVANIKARLEEEGYTELAESAKWELSEGGKYFVVRNASSIIAFRTPSFDFTGFMISAAHSDSPAFKVKENPEIVENGYVKLNVEGYGGMLMAPWLDRPLSVAGRIIVKNGNKYEVRLVNVDKDLLLIPNVAIHMNRDANKNQTWNAQVDMLPVLGSVDEAKGSFMRIIAEAAGVSESDILSHDLFLYVRDKGKVWGGRGEYISAPHLDDLQCVYGCLEGFIAAKNSHSVPVLAVFDNEETGSLTKQGADSTFLEEVLKRISLASGEDEEGYYRAVFSSFMVSADNAHAVHPNHPEKADPINRPMVNKGIVIKFNAAQHYTTDAVSCAVFRDICESNDIPVQVFTNRSDTRGGSTLGNVSNAHVSLNTVDIGLAQLAMHSCYETVGARDTKNLVDVMTVFYSKTFRVDKAGSFELVD comes from the coding sequence ATGACAGATTATAACAAGGAACTCATATCATTTCTAGATAAGTCACCGACGGCTTTTCATGCGGTAGCTAATATTAAGGCGAGGCTTGAAGAGGAAGGTTACACTGAGCTTGCAGAGTCTGCAAAATGGGAGCTTTCAGAAGGCGGAAAGTACTTCGTGGTTAGAAACGCTTCGAGCATAATTGCGTTTAGGACTCCAAGCTTTGATTTTACTGGCTTTATGATCAGTGCTGCTCATTCAGATTCACCAGCATTCAAGGTTAAGGAAAATCCTGAAATCGTTGAAAACGGATATGTAAAGCTCAATGTCGAAGGTTACGGCGGTATGCTCATGGCTCCGTGGCTCGATAGACCGCTGAGTGTTGCTGGCAGGATAATTGTAAAAAATGGTAATAAATACGAGGTTAGGCTCGTTAATGTGGATAAGGACTTGCTGCTTATTCCAAATGTCGCAATTCATATGAACCGTGATGCTAACAAAAACCAGACGTGGAACGCACAGGTTGACATGCTCCCTGTTCTCGGCTCGGTAGATGAGGCAAAGGGTTCATTTATGAGAATTATAGCTGAGGCTGCTGGCGTATCAGAGTCAGATATACTCTCGCATGACCTATTTCTATACGTTCGAGATAAGGGCAAGGTGTGGGGTGGTAGAGGCGAGTACATCTCAGCGCCACACCTAGATGATTTACAGTGCGTGTACGGATGCCTCGAGGGCTTCATCGCAGCGAAGAATTCACACAGCGTACCAGTGCTAGCGGTTTTCGACAATGAAGAGACTGGTTCTCTCACCAAGCAGGGCGCAGATTCCACTTTCCTAGAGGAGGTGCTGAAACGCATCTCACTCGCTTCAGGCGAGGATGAAGAAGGATACTATAGGGCGGTTTTTTCAAGCTTCATGGTGAGTGCGGATAATGCACATGCAGTGCATCCAAATCATCCTGAGAAGGCGGATCCTATAAATAGACCTATGGTAAATAAAGGCATAGTAATCAAGTTCAACGCTGCACAGCACTACACGACAGACGCCGTGAGCTGTGCGGTTTTCCGTGACATCTGTGAGTCGAATGATATACCAGTTCAGGTATTTACAAATAGATCAGACACAAGAGGCGGCAGCACATTGGGAAACGTATCGAATGCCCACGTATCGCTGAACACCGTCGATATTGGGCTGGCACAGCTAGCGATGCATTCGTGCTACGAAACTGTAGGCGCAAGGGATACGAAGAACCTTGTAGATGTGATGACAGTATTTTACTCGAAGACTTTTAGAGTAGATAAGGCTGGCTCATTTGAACTGGTGGATTAA